One Chitinophaga sp. H8 DNA window includes the following coding sequences:
- a CDS encoding terpene synthase family protein, whose translation MSLNTQTLPRLYYPFEDLISPYAAQLEAETKKWIYNDYAFLPEEIKQKYDHTNAGYLMARFYPLATFEQLIPLARFSLWGLTFDDYYEHQNSQQIRLLRKRVMAILQGAAPLPSENDLFPQLATMRDELSKLMPPNWMARFTISMDKYIEGMELEAPYKATLQFPSLQEYMAIREKSVDVYPLIDFVELVTTHALPDEVVHHPIMQKIAALTCRMIAWCNDYFSVQKEQGRDIMNIILVAQHEYNLSLEEAYAAAVHIHEQDLEAYLQLTAALPDFGNYNEQVQQFIYYNGLMIQGHKSWYEIDTRRYGKGGHPEADRFR comes from the coding sequence ATGTCATTAAACACACAAACCTTACCGAGGTTGTACTATCCGTTCGAGGATCTTATCAGTCCCTATGCAGCACAGCTGGAAGCTGAAACTAAAAAATGGATTTACAATGACTATGCCTTTCTGCCGGAGGAGATCAAACAAAAGTATGACCACACCAATGCAGGCTACCTCATGGCGCGGTTTTATCCCCTGGCTACCTTTGAGCAACTAATTCCTCTTGCAAGGTTTTCTTTATGGGGCCTTACATTTGACGATTATTATGAACACCAGAACAGCCAGCAGATACGGCTACTGCGCAAACGGGTCATGGCTATTCTGCAGGGAGCTGCCCCTCTGCCGTCAGAAAACGACCTGTTCCCCCAGCTGGCTACCATGCGGGATGAACTCAGCAAACTGATGCCTCCCAACTGGATGGCCAGGTTTACTATCAGCATGGATAAATACATCGAAGGAATGGAGCTCGAAGCACCTTATAAGGCAACATTGCAATTTCCTTCGCTGCAGGAATATATGGCTATCCGTGAAAAATCAGTAGATGTATACCCGCTGATAGACTTTGTAGAACTGGTTACTACGCATGCATTGCCGGATGAGGTCGTACATCACCCCATCATGCAAAAAATAGCTGCGCTTACCTGCAGAATGATTGCCTGGTGTAATGATTACTTTTCTGTCCAAAAGGAACAAGGCAGAGACATTATGAATATTATTCTGGTAGCACAGCATGAATACAACCTGAGCCTGGAAGAGGCCTATGCGGCTGCCGTACATATTCATGAACAGGATCTGGAAGCTTATCTTCAGCTTACAGCTGCTTTACCCGATTTTGGCAATTATAATGAACAGGTACAACAATTCATTTACTATAATGGACTAATGATCCAGGGGCATAAAAGCTGGTATGAGATAGATACCCGCAGGTATGGTAAGGGAGGACATCCGGAGGCAGACCGGTTCAGATAA
- a CDS encoding ATP-binding response regulator — translation MNPVYWINAVIKLGTEGLAEDDRRRVNILNALSLATAVLSTTVGCLFFLFSGAISVLIPAVLEGLYFSGIIYLNYRKKHLLAAIGFLLAHHVAVVYFGITLGMMGEQELVILFLVSASMLIFKSWLLRMISIIISSVSLIVLEANAYYGIVKPIAVNPDSQFLFHCLAIGGVLCLNIMVITYYVKYSDRYRKRLQNANLSKSIFIRESSHEIRNPLNSIFGISQLLMEARPEDPIVNYKRIIEHQFAACDQVVQVINNIMELSKIEAGKLDEVEMSTLQIRNWISNIVGIHQYLANVKDAKIVLQIDNSMLPEVITDKTKLTQIVNNLVMNAIKFTAPHTSIILQLSADDTSWKLQVSDQGEGIPAEKRPLIFEPFVSENNPLFRGTGLGLPITKRLTYLLGGNIALISEEGKGSTFEVVFPLVKRDAEGPSGHKEQAVLNDCSHLKVLIVEDDKQNQLMLTTFLAGIGIKQPLLAENGEDGLKLVHAAMPDAVILDNGLPGNMSGKALLEEIKKDPRLKHIPVIIASGDPFNEARDEMLTAGAHTYLVKPVRLKLLHEALSRSIDEQRAL, via the coding sequence ATGAACCCCGTTTACTGGATAAATGCAGTAATAAAATTGGGAACTGAAGGGCTGGCAGAAGATGACCGGAGACGTGTAAATATATTGAATGCCTTAAGCCTTGCTACAGCTGTACTTTCAACTACTGTGGGTTGTTTGTTTTTCCTTTTCTCCGGCGCTATATCAGTATTGATACCTGCTGTGCTGGAGGGGCTTTATTTTTCCGGCATTATCTATTTAAACTATCGTAAAAAGCATCTGTTAGCTGCTATAGGATTTTTATTGGCACACCATGTTGCGGTGGTTTACTTCGGAATTACCCTGGGAATGATGGGAGAACAGGAGTTAGTGATTTTGTTTCTGGTGAGTGCTTCCATGCTGATTTTTAAATCCTGGTTATTACGGATGATCAGTATCATCATTAGCTCTGTTTCGCTTATTGTGCTGGAGGCGAATGCATATTACGGTATTGTGAAGCCTATTGCAGTGAATCCGGACTCCCAGTTTTTATTCCATTGCCTTGCTATTGGAGGGGTTCTATGCCTGAATATTATGGTCATTACCTATTATGTAAAATATAGTGACAGGTATCGCAAAAGGCTACAAAACGCTAATTTATCCAAAAGCATTTTTATCCGGGAAAGCAGCCATGAAATACGCAATCCGCTGAACAGCATCTTTGGAATCAGCCAGTTATTAATGGAAGCCCGGCCAGAGGATCCAATTGTTAATTACAAACGCATCATTGAGCATCAGTTTGCGGCATGTGATCAGGTAGTGCAGGTGATTAACAATATTATGGAGTTGTCGAAGATAGAGGCCGGAAAGCTGGACGAGGTGGAAATGTCTACCTTACAGATACGGAACTGGATCAGCAATATTGTAGGGATTCACCAATACCTGGCCAATGTAAAGGACGCAAAAATTGTGCTGCAGATTGATAATAGCATGTTGCCAGAGGTGATAACGGACAAAACAAAGCTGACGCAGATTGTCAATAACCTGGTGATGAATGCCATTAAATTTACAGCCCCTCATACCAGCATTATTTTACAGCTATCTGCAGATGATACTTCCTGGAAATTGCAGGTGAGCGATCAGGGAGAAGGTATTCCGGCTGAAAAGAGGCCCCTGATTTTTGAACCCTTTGTATCAGAAAATAACCCACTTTTCAGAGGTACAGGGTTGGGGCTGCCTATTACCAAGCGGTTGACGTATTTATTAGGGGGAAATATTGCCCTTATCAGTGAGGAAGGTAAGGGGAGCACTTTTGAGGTAGTATTTCCATTAGTAAAAAGAGATGCTGAAGGGCCATCAGGACATAAAGAGCAGGCCGTATTAAATGATTGCAGTCATCTTAAAGTGCTGATTGTAGAAGATGATAAGCAAAATCAGCTTATGTTGACGACCTTTTTGGCAGGCATTGGCATTAAGCAACCATTGTTGGCAGAAAACGGGGAAGACGGGTTGAAGCTGGTTCATGCAGCCATGCCGGATGCAGTAATACTGGACAATGGTTTACCTGGTAATATGAGTGGTAAAGCATTATTAGAAGAGATAAAAAAGGATCCCCGTCTCAAGCATATACCAGTGATTATAGCTTCCGGAGATCCTTTTAATGAAGCACGGGATGAAATGTTGACAGCCGGTGCACATACCTATCTTGTAAAGCCGGTCCGTTTAAAACTGTTGCACGAAGCTTTGAGCCGCAGTATAGACGAACAGCGGGCTTTATAA
- a CDS encoding PepSY-associated TM helix domain-containing protein — translation MKVFFRRIHLYLSLVSGLVLMITCFTGAVLVFEKEMQEMFNHDRYYVTPVGTAMPLDKVVASLKEQVPGAKVSRIQVFADPSRSLLVTMEEGKKGGKGASGEAKGKDNAPATEAKKDNKAIQGETVDKDKAKAGGAQAAAPEKGGEKGGAGKKESRGGGKQAYVNPYTGKIIEFYSYQKTWYFTMFSLHRWLLGGDIGKMVVGVCTLIFLFIILTGIILWWPKTRNILMQRLKLKWDGGWKRLNHDLHIVLGFYAAIFLFIFSFTGLAWSFEWFNKGIYTVTNSPMQAPKPPESVVEAGKQAITYDAALQQVQSKAPGAVYYALMAPKDTAAAFMVTLLPADAGHEAATTSYYLDQYSGAVLRSQTFGERNLGQRVRSSFKPIHTGSVFGMPSKIIAFITCLLGVTFPVTGVIMWLNRIRKKKKGGSVNTKHTAEAAAA, via the coding sequence ATGAAAGTTTTTTTTAGGCGTATTCACCTGTATTTGAGTTTAGTATCAGGGTTAGTGTTAATGATTACCTGTTTTACAGGTGCCGTATTGGTATTTGAAAAGGAGATGCAGGAGATGTTTAACCACGACCGGTACTATGTTACACCGGTGGGTACAGCCATGCCGCTGGATAAAGTAGTGGCTTCCTTAAAGGAGCAGGTACCAGGGGCAAAGGTTTCCCGTATTCAGGTATTTGCAGATCCTTCCCGTTCCCTGTTGGTAACGATGGAAGAAGGGAAGAAAGGTGGTAAAGGCGCTTCCGGAGAGGCAAAAGGCAAAGATAACGCCCCTGCAACCGAAGCGAAGAAAGATAACAAGGCAATACAGGGAGAAACAGTAGATAAGGACAAGGCGAAAGCAGGCGGAGCACAGGCAGCTGCTCCGGAAAAAGGGGGAGAAAAGGGTGGCGCAGGAAAGAAGGAGAGCCGCGGAGGCGGAAAACAGGCCTATGTAAATCCTTATACGGGTAAAATCATTGAATTTTACAGCTATCAGAAAACATGGTACTTTACCATGTTCTCACTGCATCGCTGGTTATTGGGCGGAGATATAGGCAAGATGGTAGTTGGGGTTTGCACCTTGATATTCCTGTTTATTATTCTTACCGGCATTATCCTGTGGTGGCCCAAAACCCGTAATATATTAATGCAGCGGTTGAAACTGAAATGGGATGGAGGCTGGAAACGGCTGAACCATGACCTGCATATTGTACTTGGATTTTACGCCGCTATTTTCCTCTTTATATTTTCGTTTACAGGATTGGCCTGGTCATTTGAGTGGTTCAACAAGGGGATTTACACTGTTACCAACTCACCTATGCAGGCGCCTAAGCCACCGGAGTCTGTAGTGGAAGCAGGAAAGCAGGCCATTACTTATGATGCAGCCCTGCAGCAGGTACAAAGTAAGGCACCAGGTGCCGTTTATTATGCGCTGATGGCCCCAAAAGATACCGCGGCCGCATTCATGGTAACCTTGCTCCCCGCCGATGCAGGTCATGAAGCCGCTACAACCAGTTATTACCTGGATCAGTATAGCGGAGCAGTACTCAGGTCCCAGACTTTTGGGGAAAGGAACCTGGGGCAACGGGTAAGATCTTCTTTCAAGCCTATACATACCGGTTCGGTTTTTGGGATGCCTTCCAAAATAATTGCTTTCATTACGTGTTTGTTAGGCGTTACTTTTCCGGTAACGGGGGTTATTATGTGGCTTAACAGGATCCGCAAGAAGAAAAAGGGAGGTAGTGTAAATACAAAACATACCGCTGAAGCAGCTGCAGCTTAA
- a CDS encoding YbaB/EbfC family nucleoid-associated protein encodes MFGNIFGKLQEAQQKMKEGKVRLSQITIDGEAGEGRVKVTVTGNREVKSVDIAPELCTPEHKEEMEDLLITALNRALKGAESAWEAEMKNAAGGMLGGLM; translated from the coding sequence ATGTTTGGGAATATATTTGGCAAGTTGCAGGAAGCGCAACAGAAAATGAAGGAAGGTAAAGTCCGGTTGTCACAAATTACTATCGACGGAGAAGCGGGAGAAGGTCGCGTAAAAGTGACGGTTACCGGCAACCGGGAGGTGAAAAGTGTGGACATTGCACCTGAATTGTGTACTCCGGAACATAAAGAAGAAATGGAAGATCTGTTGATTACGGCATTGAACCGCGCTTTGAAAGGAGCTGAAAGCGCCTGGGAAGCAGAGATGAAAAATGCAGCCGGTGGTATGCTGGGAGGGTTAATGTAG
- a CDS encoding NAD(P)/FAD-dependent oxidoreductase, translating into MIETKVCIIGAGPGGATAALQLAYMGIPCVIVDKAVFPRDKVCGDGLSGKVLTVLERIDKGIAERLQKATFKADSWGVSFIAPNRMGLNVPYKPDYEKNKDDPRGFVCKRIDFDNFLVEELKRCPQIQLFEGVGINNYELQEDGYLLSDNTGEFKIKTQLVIAANGAHSGFTKEVAKIHMEPEHFVAGIRAYYKNVKDLHPDNFIELHFLKNMLPGYIWIFPLPGGEANVGVGMLSESARDKKVNLKKMMLETLQSDPIMKERFKDATLNGTIDGYGLPLGSKKRKLHGPRYMLVGDAAYLIDPFTGEGIGNALYSGRMAAQQAALSIAANDFSETALAAYDVNIYRVLGPELQVSTKLQKLIKYPWLFNMLMKMGSRNKQLQDLMSCMFHEVDLRKKLGQPTFYLKLLFNR; encoded by the coding sequence ATGATTGAAACTAAAGTTTGTATAATCGGTGCCGGCCCAGGTGGTGCCACTGCTGCACTCCAACTGGCCTATATGGGCATTCCCTGTGTAATCGTAGATAAAGCTGTTTTTCCGCGGGATAAAGTATGCGGAGATGGCCTGAGCGGCAAAGTCCTTACCGTACTTGAACGTATTGATAAAGGGATTGCAGAGAGATTACAAAAAGCTACTTTTAAAGCGGATAGCTGGGGAGTTTCTTTTATAGCTCCCAACCGGATGGGACTAAATGTTCCGTATAAACCCGATTATGAGAAAAACAAAGACGATCCCCGTGGGTTTGTATGCAAACGTATTGATTTTGATAACTTCCTCGTAGAAGAACTGAAGCGCTGCCCGCAGATTCAACTATTTGAAGGGGTAGGCATCAACAATTATGAGCTACAGGAAGACGGCTACCTCCTTTCAGATAACACCGGAGAATTTAAAATAAAAACTCAGCTGGTCATTGCGGCCAATGGGGCACATTCCGGTTTTACCAAAGAGGTGGCCAAAATACATATGGAACCGGAGCATTTTGTGGCGGGTATCAGAGCCTACTACAAAAATGTAAAAGACCTGCATCCGGATAATTTTATAGAGCTGCATTTTCTGAAAAATATGTTGCCGGGCTACATTTGGATCTTCCCCCTGCCTGGTGGAGAAGCCAATGTAGGAGTGGGCATGCTCAGCGAATCCGCCCGCGATAAAAAGGTAAACCTTAAAAAAATGATGCTGGAAACACTGCAAAGTGATCCTATCATGAAAGAAAGGTTTAAAGACGCCACCCTCAATGGCACAATAGACGGATATGGTCTTCCCCTGGGTAGCAAGAAAAGAAAGCTCCACGGCCCCCGGTATATGCTAGTGGGCGATGCTGCCTACCTGATTGATCCTTTTACGGGTGAAGGTATTGGTAATGCGCTGTACTCCGGCCGTATGGCTGCACAACAAGCAGCATTATCTATTGCTGCCAACGACTTTTCTGAAACTGCATTAGCTGCGTATGACGTGAATATATACCGGGTACTTGGGCCAGAGCTCCAGGTAAGTACCAAGCTACAGAAGCTGATTAAATACCCCTGGTTGTTTAACATGCTTATGAAAATGGGTAGCCGCAATAAGCAGCTGCAGGACCTCATGTCATGCATGTTTCATGAAGTAGATCTCCGTAAAAAACTAGGACAGCCTACGTTTTATCTCAAACTATTATTTAACAGATAG
- a CDS encoding DUF2891 domain-containing protein produces the protein MKRYTAIFFSCVLIVITMTGKAQEAHYKNNTAGQLELTLPGAAHLAELPLKCMQQEFPYKTGITFSDSSLVKNPREYHPAFYGCYDWHSSVHGHWMLVRLLKSFPGIPQAALIRTKLSENLTADNIRVEERIYLNKENKGFERIYGWSWLLQLQRELLTWKDPLGTTLSEHVQPLASRFSAAYISFLGKLVYPIRVGEHTNLAFGLSLAWDYAITARDIPLQNAIREAAMRFYAGDKNCPVAWEPGGYDFLSPCLEEADLMWRVMPPAQYQSWIQQFLPGLFTAHITGFSIAQVKDRTDGKLVHLDGLNLSRAWCLYGIARHAGKNQVAIRQLANQHLEAALPHVASGDYAGEHWLASFAVYALTTEMK, from the coding sequence TTGAAACGGTATACTGCTATTTTCTTTTCATGCGTACTGATCGTCATCACTATGACTGGTAAGGCACAAGAAGCACACTATAAAAACAATACTGCCGGGCAATTGGAACTTACCCTTCCGGGCGCAGCCCATTTGGCAGAGCTACCACTCAAATGTATGCAGCAAGAGTTTCCCTATAAAACAGGGATTACTTTTTCGGATAGCTCCCTCGTCAAAAATCCAAGGGAATACCACCCTGCATTTTATGGTTGTTATGACTGGCATAGCAGCGTACATGGGCACTGGATGCTGGTTCGCCTGCTTAAGTCATTCCCCGGTATACCACAAGCGGCACTCATTCGCACCAAACTCAGCGAAAACCTCACGGCCGACAATATCCGGGTGGAGGAAAGGATTTATCTTAATAAAGAGAATAAAGGCTTTGAGCGTATTTATGGCTGGAGCTGGTTGCTGCAATTACAACGGGAGCTACTTACCTGGAAAGACCCGCTTGGCACTACGCTGAGCGAGCACGTTCAACCACTGGCCAGCAGGTTCTCTGCTGCCTATATTAGTTTTCTGGGCAAGCTCGTATATCCGATCCGGGTAGGCGAACATACCAACCTGGCATTTGGATTATCGCTGGCATGGGACTACGCCATTACAGCCAGAGATATCCCTCTGCAAAACGCCATCCGGGAGGCTGCCATGCGTTTTTATGCGGGAGACAAAAATTGTCCTGTTGCCTGGGAACCTGGTGGCTACGATTTTCTCTCTCCTTGCCTGGAAGAAGCCGACCTGATGTGGCGGGTAATGCCTCCAGCCCAATACCAGTCCTGGATCCAACAGTTTTTACCCGGATTGTTTACTGCTCATATTACCGGCTTTTCGATTGCGCAGGTAAAAGACCGCACAGATGGCAAGCTGGTACATCTGGATGGACTTAACCTAAGCCGTGCCTGGTGCCTCTATGGTATAGCCCGGCACGCCGGCAAAAACCAGGTAGCTATACGCCAACTGGCTAACCAACACCTGGAAGCGGCGCTGCCCCATGTGGCTAGTGGTGACTATGCGGGTGAACACTGGCTGGCCTCTTTTGCAGTATATGCACTGACCACAGAAATGAAATAG
- a CDS encoding DUF3857 domain-containing protein, whose protein sequence is MRPYSLTYICCQLLLLLALLPLRGNAQGKNFKTGPAPAWLAPYTPDLNKKPNDKDISDGYFLLLYEEQQQAELKSSYHHTIRQIVSEAGIQNGSEISVDYDPSYQQLVFHQVIVRRNGKIINKLNPARFEFLQQEQDLSRFIYSGTFTAYLILEDVRKDDQIEYAFSLTGRNPIFEDKYFNNFYFVTYQPIVNYYKNLIAGPHRNIHFKTFNGARMPEQKALNGLNLYEWNIKDLEEMEEEDSQTPSWYNNYPYVQASEYTGWKEIADWARQINKHTPPGNGIKTKVAALKKEAGNDKEIYLQNAVRFVQDDIRYMGIEMGENSHRPNSPEKILSQRFGDCKDKSLLLCTLLQADSINASMAYVNTYSKRKVAEKLPSPYAFNHAIVYVTLNGKHYWIDPTVSYQRGGLKNFSQPAYQLALVITDTTTTLTPANPVSTGSIKILERLDFPRRFDYPATLAVTSTYTGKFADNTRYDFATSSGKDKEAAFQKYYKSIYGEVTTTDAITLQDSTNSNKIVVLENYEISNPWKRDSINKGTFTAKAVAQALVSEIAFITDTKRKSPILLKYPEDLDYTIEVILPSDWANSSDALHIKNEYYQFDYTQRVAGRSLFMHYQYKTFNDHIPVDFIPQYVKDVTAIDQLTAQQFSWTQEGTSTPVASNKGINWLVVAMALLFTAFFTYLAWKYYQRSVLPVKYPVNSIPIGGWLILLAIGVTFTPFTMMKDLLDTETFSNSLWEQLANRKDLGNISVLQLFLVAEIIANTFLIVYSILLVVLFYNRRDIFPFSLATFCFAVLVINVADVHLTAHLFKTPLSPNLPYFIIRQLVYMLVWVPYLLKSDRAKSTFTIPHHSQQEEEHKQLY, encoded by the coding sequence ATGCGCCCATACTCCCTTACCTATATATGCTGCCAGCTATTATTGCTGCTCGCCCTGCTGCCATTACGAGGCAATGCGCAGGGAAAGAACTTTAAAACCGGACCTGCTCCTGCCTGGCTGGCTCCATATACTCCCGACCTCAATAAAAAACCAAATGATAAAGATATCAGTGATGGTTATTTCCTACTGCTATATGAAGAACAACAGCAGGCTGAACTGAAAAGCAGCTATCACCATACCATCCGGCAAATAGTATCAGAAGCGGGAATCCAAAATGGCTCAGAGATCTCTGTGGACTATGATCCTTCCTACCAGCAACTCGTTTTCCACCAGGTAATCGTTCGCCGAAATGGTAAAATCATTAATAAACTAAATCCTGCAAGGTTTGAGTTTTTACAACAGGAGCAAGACCTTTCCCGGTTTATCTATAGTGGTACCTTTACTGCCTATCTGATCCTGGAAGATGTGAGAAAAGACGATCAGATCGAATATGCATTTTCACTTACCGGCCGCAATCCCATCTTTGAAGATAAATACTTCAATAATTTCTATTTCGTTACTTACCAGCCTATTGTTAATTATTATAAAAACCTGATTGCCGGCCCGCACCGTAACATTCATTTCAAAACATTTAATGGTGCCCGGATGCCCGAACAAAAAGCCCTGAACGGATTAAACCTATATGAATGGAATATTAAAGACCTGGAAGAAATGGAAGAGGAAGACTCGCAAACCCCTTCCTGGTACAATAACTATCCCTATGTACAGGCCAGTGAATATACCGGATGGAAAGAGATCGCCGACTGGGCAAGGCAAATAAACAAACATACACCTCCCGGCAATGGTATTAAAACGAAAGTAGCAGCACTGAAAAAAGAAGCGGGCAACGATAAGGAAATATACCTGCAAAATGCGGTGCGGTTTGTGCAGGATGATATCCGCTATATGGGTATCGAAATGGGAGAAAATTCCCATCGTCCTAATAGTCCGGAGAAAATACTAAGCCAGCGCTTTGGTGACTGTAAGGATAAATCACTCCTGTTATGTACCCTGCTCCAGGCCGATAGCATCAATGCCAGCATGGCTTACGTCAATACTTACAGCAAAAGAAAGGTGGCCGAAAAACTGCCCAGTCCTTATGCTTTTAACCATGCTATCGTATATGTTACCTTAAATGGTAAGCATTACTGGATAGATCCTACGGTGTCGTATCAACGGGGAGGCCTGAAAAATTTCAGCCAGCCGGCCTACCAGCTGGCACTCGTCATTACCGATACCACTACTACCCTTACCCCGGCCAATCCTGTATCCACCGGCAGTATCAAAATACTGGAAAGATTAGACTTTCCACGCAGGTTCGATTATCCCGCTACCCTGGCTGTAACTAGCACCTATACCGGGAAATTTGCAGACAATACCCGTTATGACTTTGCTACTTCCAGCGGAAAAGACAAAGAAGCGGCTTTTCAGAAGTACTATAAAAGTATTTATGGAGAAGTAACCACTACCGATGCTATTACCTTACAGGATTCTACCAATAGCAATAAAATAGTGGTGCTGGAAAACTACGAGATCAGTAATCCCTGGAAAAGAGATAGTATCAACAAAGGCACCTTTACAGCTAAAGCTGTTGCCCAGGCACTGGTAAGTGAAATTGCTTTTATCACAGATACTAAGCGAAAATCACCCATATTGCTCAAATACCCGGAAGACCTGGATTATACCATTGAGGTTATACTGCCATCCGACTGGGCCAACTCATCAGATGCACTCCACATTAAAAATGAATACTACCAGTTTGACTATACCCAACGGGTGGCAGGACGTAGTTTATTCATGCACTATCAGTACAAAACATTCAACGATCATATACCGGTAGATTTTATCCCGCAATATGTAAAAGATGTAACGGCTATTGACCAGCTAACTGCCCAGCAATTTAGCTGGACACAGGAAGGCACAAGTACTCCTGTAGCGAGCAATAAAGGTATTAACTGGCTCGTGGTAGCCATGGCTTTGCTATTTACGGCCTTCTTTACTTACCTGGCTTGGAAATATTACCAACGTTCCGTGCTCCCGGTAAAATATCCGGTAAATAGTATCCCAATTGGTGGTTGGCTCATCCTCCTTGCTATCGGGGTAACCTTTACCCCTTTTACGATGATGAAAGACTTGCTGGACACGGAAACGTTTTCCAACAGCCTCTGGGAACAGCTGGCTAACCGCAAAGACCTGGGCAACATCTCTGTGCTCCAGCTTTTTCTTGTTGCGGAAATAATAGCCAACACCTTTTTGATCGTATATTCCATACTACTGGTCGTGCTCTTTTACAACCGGAGGGATATCTTCCCCTTTAGTCTGGCAACTTTTTGTTTTGCTGTGCTGGTGATCAACGTAGCAGATGTACACCTCACAGCTCATCTGTTCAAAACGCCACTTAGTCCAAACCTGCCCTACTTTATTATACGACAGCTGGTATATATGCTGGTGTGGGTACCTTATCTGTTAAAATCAGACCGGGCTAAGTCTACGTTCACGATTCCGCATCACTCTCAGCAGGAAGAGGAGCATAAACAGCTATATTAA
- a CDS encoding M60 family metallopeptidase — MYNYARLTLALLLPAMIAGAQEKQTAATIIINPQHPLRVTEKAQRASILKWSERWQQAGDCKMITAHPSADFFPGNVKPDARYIRKAVHIQHQQIREALVPIVSRLGYSGSWSDNVYSTGLYAPPGKCIEITIPAALADKKINVQIGAHSDNLGVWMAAQEDWRRMPLIVKESRLRQTTTKVASPFGGLIYITASPKSASWDGEIIIDGGVPSLYYEAGKTTDEEWAAQLKDNKAPWGELVTDNVILTLPDSILQQLKQPARVMKMWHTIIGGEMELAQIPQPFYRPQRMVIDEHIGGGFMHSGYPVMIHHSPSVGMVSADVIANPEKLLVPSKGGANWGFFHEIGHNMQNLDWVFGGTTEVSCNFFSLYMFDRLLGGRDNAHTGISNEVTQQKMQNYFSAGANYDTWKEDPFLGLIMFRQLQEAFGWESFKTFFREYQQLAAQFPDGRYASTDEKKRDLWAQQFSRITGRNLVPFFEKWGIPISKEAASAVATLPGWMPYNFPPVNN; from the coding sequence ATGTATAATTACGCCCGATTAACCCTTGCGTTGCTGTTGCCCGCTATGATAGCCGGGGCGCAGGAAAAGCAAACTGCAGCAACGATTATTATCAACCCACAACATCCTTTACGGGTTACGGAAAAAGCCCAACGTGCCAGTATCCTGAAATGGAGTGAGCGCTGGCAGCAAGCAGGTGACTGTAAAATGATCACCGCGCATCCTTCGGCCGACTTTTTTCCGGGCAATGTAAAACCGGACGCCAGGTATATCCGCAAAGCAGTGCATATCCAGCATCAGCAGATCCGGGAAGCCCTGGTGCCAATAGTATCCCGGCTAGGGTATTCCGGTTCCTGGTCAGATAATGTTTATAGTACCGGTTTGTATGCTCCCCCGGGCAAATGCATTGAGATCACTATTCCGGCAGCATTAGCCGACAAGAAAATTAATGTACAGATAGGGGCTCATTCGGATAATCTGGGTGTGTGGATGGCAGCCCAAGAAGATTGGCGGCGTATGCCACTGATCGTAAAGGAGAGCAGGTTAAGGCAAACAACCACTAAGGTAGCTTCTCCATTTGGCGGATTGATTTACATTACTGCTTCGCCTAAATCTGCTTCCTGGGATGGTGAAATTATAATAGATGGCGGAGTGCCGTCTTTATACTATGAAGCAGGGAAAACCACAGATGAGGAATGGGCTGCGCAATTGAAAGATAATAAGGCCCCCTGGGGAGAGCTGGTAACAGACAACGTTATACTCACCCTGCCCGATAGCATATTACAGCAGCTTAAACAACCAGCCAGGGTAATGAAGATGTGGCATACGATCATTGGAGGAGAGATGGAGCTGGCGCAAATACCACAACCCTTTTACCGTCCGCAGCGGATGGTGATTGATGAGCATATCGGCGGCGGATTTATGCACAGTGGTTATCCGGTGATGATCCACCATTCTCCTTCTGTTGGGATGGTTTCGGCTGATGTGATTGCTAATCCGGAAAAGCTGCTTGTGCCGAGTAAAGGTGGTGCCAATTGGGGTTTCTTCCATGAAATAGGTCACAACATGCAGAACCTGGATTGGGTTTTTGGAGGCACCACAGAAGTAAGCTGTAATTTCTTTTCCCTGTATATGTTTGACAGGTTGCTGGGTGGACGAGATAATGCGCATACCGGAATCTCCAATGAAGTTACGCAGCAGAAAATGCAAAACTATTTTTCTGCCGGCGCCAATTATGATACTTGGAAAGAAGATCCCTTTTTGGGATTGATTATGTTCCGCCAGTTGCAGGAAGCATTTGGATGGGAATCCTTTAAAACATTTTTCCGGGAATACCAGCAGCTGGCAGCACAGTTTCCTGATGGACGTTATGCCAGCACAGACGAGAAAAAACGTGATCTGTGGGCGCAGCAGTTTTCCAGGATTACCGGCAGAAACCTGGTACCTTTCTTTGAGAAATGGGGCATCCCCATCAGTAAAGAAGCTGCCTCCGCAGTAGCTACTCTGCCAGGATGGATGCCATATAATTTTCCACCCGTAAATAATTAA